A DNA window from Zonotrichia albicollis isolate bZonAlb1 chromosome 2, bZonAlb1.hap1, whole genome shotgun sequence contains the following coding sequences:
- the FHL2 gene encoding four and a half LIM domains protein 2 isoform X2 has translation MPGTRKMEYKGNSWHETCFICYRCQQPIGTKSFIPKDNQNFCVPCYEKQFAMQCVQCKKAITTGGVTYREQPWHKECFVCTACKKQLSGQRFTSRDEFAYCLSCFCNLYAKKCAGCTNPISGLGGTKYISFEERQWHNDCFNCKKCSLSLVGRGFLTERDDILCPECGKDI, from the exons ATGCCAG GTACTCGGAAGATGGAATACAAGGGCAACAGCTGGCACGAGACCTGTTTTATCTGCTACCGCTGCCAGCAGCCTATTGGGACAAAGAGCTTCATCCCTAAGGACAATCAAAACTTTTGTGTCCCCTGCTATGAAAAGCAGTTTGCCATGCAATGTGTCCAGTGCAAGAAG GCTATCACCACGGGAGGCGTTACCTACCGGGAGCAACCATGGCATAAGGAGTGCTTCGTGTGCACTGCGTGCAAGAAGCAGCTGTCTGGACAGCGCTTCACCTCCAGGGATGAGTTTGCATACTGCTTGAGCTGCTTCTGCAACCTCTACGCCAAAAAGTGTGCTGGATGCACAAACCCAATCAGTG GACTCGGAGGAACCAAGTACATCTCTTTTGAAGAACGGCAGTGGCATAATGATTGCTTTAACTGTAAGAAGTGCTCCCTTTCATTGGTGGGTCGTGGCTTCCTCACAGAAAGGGATGACATCCTTTGCCCTGAATGTGGAAAGGATATTTAA
- the FHL2 gene encoding four and a half LIM domains protein 2 isoform X1: MTERFDCHYCKESLFGKKYILKEDSPFCVQCYENLYSNTCEECKKPIGADCKDLSYKDRHWHETCFHCFQCKNSLVDKPFAAKEEHLLCTDCYSNEYSSKCNECKKTIMPGTRKMEYKGNSWHETCFICYRCQQPIGTKSFIPKDNQNFCVPCYEKQFAMQCVQCKKAITTGGVTYREQPWHKECFVCTACKKQLSGQRFTSRDEFAYCLSCFCNLYAKKCAGCTNPISGLGGTKYISFEERQWHNDCFNCKKCSLSLVGRGFLTERDDILCPECGKDI; the protein is encoded by the exons ATGACTGAACGCTTTGATTGCCACTACTGCAAAGAGTCTCTGTTTGGCAAGAAGTACATCCTTAAGGAGGACAGCCCCTTCTGTGTGCAATGTTATGAAAATCTTTATTCCAACACCTGTGAGGAATGCAAAAAACCTATTGGCGCTGACTGCAAG GATCTGTCTTATAAGGACCGCCACTGGCATGAAACCTGCTTCCACTGCTTCCAGTGCAAGAATTCCTTGGTGGACAAACCTTTTGCTGCAAAAGAGGAACATCTACTTTGTACTGACTGCTACTCCAATGAATACTCTTCCAAATGTAATGAGTGCAAGAAGACAATAATGCCAG GTACTCGGAAGATGGAATACAAGGGCAACAGCTGGCACGAGACCTGTTTTATCTGCTACCGCTGCCAGCAGCCTATTGGGACAAAGAGCTTCATCCCTAAGGACAATCAAAACTTTTGTGTCCCCTGCTATGAAAAGCAGTTTGCCATGCAATGTGTCCAGTGCAAGAAG GCTATCACCACGGGAGGCGTTACCTACCGGGAGCAACCATGGCATAAGGAGTGCTTCGTGTGCACTGCGTGCAAGAAGCAGCTGTCTGGACAGCGCTTCACCTCCAGGGATGAGTTTGCATACTGCTTGAGCTGCTTCTGCAACCTCTACGCCAAAAAGTGTGCTGGATGCACAAACCCAATCAGTG GACTCGGAGGAACCAAGTACATCTCTTTTGAAGAACGGCAGTGGCATAATGATTGCTTTAACTGTAAGAAGTGCTCCCTTTCATTGGTGGGTCGTGGCTTCCTCACAGAAAGGGATGACATCCTTTGCCCTGAATGTGGAAAGGATATTTAA